In Eriocheir sinensis breed Jianghai 21 chromosome 52, ASM2467909v1, whole genome shotgun sequence, one genomic interval encodes:
- the LOC126983035 gene encoding uncharacterized protein LOC126983035 isoform X2, whose protein sequence is MRSVLITVALAAAVVTAAPQIPLNYPSVFYINSAAGLATNSNSPILELSLSSANPDPPKRKTAVVVLSGGEATGTILLTQHNPPNGEVEIVGTIFNLTTGIHGFHIHTTGVLDGGCGSTGGHYNPYKREHGSPQNLERHVGDLGNIVADKDGIARINIVDQLVTLEGPTSVIGRAIVVHDGEDDLGTGGHPSSLTTGNAGGRLVCGVIGIGEE, encoded by the exons ATGAG GTCTGTACTCATAACGGTAGcattggcggcggcggtggtgacggcGGCGCCCCAGATCCCCCTCAACTACCCCTCGGTGTTCTATATCAACTCGGCCGCGGGGCTAGCCACGAACTCCAACTCCCCGATCTTGGAACTCAGCCTCTCCTCCGCCAACCCT GATCCCCCAAAGCGCAAGACTGCCGTGGTTGTGTTGAGCGGGGGCGAGGCCACGGGCACCATCCTACTGACCCAGCACAACCCGCCCAACGGGGAGGTGGAAATCGTGGGGACCATCTTCAACCTGACCACCGGCATCCACGGCTTCCACATCCACACGACGGGAGTTCTGGACGGCGGATGCGGCTCGACGGGTGGCCATTACAACCCGTacaag cgTGAACATGGCTCGCCTCAAAACCTCGAGCGCCACGTGGGTGACCTCGGGAACATCGTCGCGGACAAGGACGGCATCGCGCGCATCAACATCGTGGACCAGCTCGTCACGCTGGAGGGGCCGACTTCGGTGATCGGGCGCGCTATCGTCGTCCACGATGGGGAGGACGACCTGGGCACCGGCGGACACCCCTCCAGCCTCACGACGGGCAACGCTGGCGGCCGTTTGGTGTGCGGCGTCATAGGCATAGGGGAGGAGTAA